One Prevotella melaninogenica DNA window includes the following coding sequences:
- a CDS encoding DUF3160 domain-containing protein, translating into MKHNPYYKRMQKDAFRTVAIALLILLFSPTAWSQSEKSVGNTGDAYIERTQEKKTPLILPGAGKVNIEKLKGKIDTQMDISKLNLVELRAIRNAFAARQGYPFKDATLRALYNTTTWYNDALWDVGEKEETTGKKFSPSYTKEQLAFTERIRAREAELRKLNFKPANSKDVVNMKNLINPFQLKEFDPKLYSMLGQNGFAIVPAEHNQLFHVYEKNDYADFPSFVTTDLYLQLFHLYFDCVLRDVEEKHLDSLMIVFSSKMGAEMKTLTSSQNTEIKAAAEYGQAWFTVASWLFSHDKAPTSTATLNVPEAYKTMVMEEINKAFEAENGYSEMLEYAPPGGLFAYSLFRPRGHYTRSKVCSRYFRGMMWLQTAHFGTDKLAKMKQIALIANVFNQQPKIKTIYNKVSEPITYLMGTPDNVTLIQVAELIKETNLPIEKLLSSKKDMAKLTEDIEEIAKKQTRIELKKTHGSKYVVDIMPQRYQPDAEALIATTDQDSPVSLRPYPKGLDWMAVMGLPGAEPILMDELKEAQKWADFPKALTTARKKVADTPWEACVANQWMYTLQSLGDTAQSLPYFMQTPQWQKKNLNTALASWAELKHDAILYAKQPMLAECGDGGPEPPVVKGYVEPNIKFWEKAIALVTRMDKVLTTYNLQTEKAKTVYERIKEMAEFCRDISKKELNGGKITDEEYNQIEIIGSTVENISLELVSEDNQMLQGWSDVVSTDKKVAVVADVFTAAGENVAIDDMCVLYEGVGSAYEIYVVVEIDGSLYLTRGSVFSYREFTRLMSDPRMTDEEWQQELKKSPTGGTPSWMKEIIAPVKGMSADDEETFYSSGC; encoded by the coding sequence ATGAAACACAATCCCTATTACAAGCGAATGCAAAAGGACGCATTCAGAACTGTAGCTATTGCATTACTAATCTTGTTATTCTCACCTACTGCGTGGTCACAAAGTGAAAAGTCAGTTGGCAACACAGGTGATGCATATATTGAACGTACCCAAGAGAAGAAGACTCCTCTTATTCTTCCTGGTGCTGGAAAAGTCAATATTGAAAAATTGAAGGGTAAGATTGATACGCAGATGGATATCTCTAAACTCAATCTTGTAGAGCTACGTGCAATCAGAAACGCCTTTGCTGCAAGGCAGGGATACCCTTTCAAAGATGCAACCTTACGTGCATTATACAATACAACAACATGGTATAACGATGCACTTTGGGATGTTGGTGAAAAAGAAGAGACCACTGGTAAGAAGTTCTCACCAAGTTATACGAAAGAACAACTTGCCTTTACAGAGCGCATCCGTGCAAGAGAAGCTGAATTACGAAAGCTGAACTTTAAACCCGCGAACAGTAAGGACGTGGTGAATATGAAGAATCTTATCAACCCTTTCCAGCTAAAAGAGTTTGACCCAAAGCTATATAGCATGTTGGGACAGAATGGTTTTGCTATCGTTCCTGCTGAACATAATCAGCTTTTCCACGTATATGAGAAGAATGATTATGCTGATTTCCCAAGTTTCGTTACCACCGATCTCTATCTACAACTTTTCCATCTCTATTTTGATTGTGTGTTGCGTGATGTGGAAGAGAAGCACTTGGACTCCCTAATGATTGTCTTTTCTTCCAAAATGGGAGCAGAGATGAAGACGCTGACAAGCAGTCAGAATACAGAAATAAAGGCTGCTGCGGAATATGGTCAGGCATGGTTTACCGTCGCATCTTGGCTCTTTAGCCATGATAAAGCTCCTACGTCAACTGCCACATTGAATGTTCCTGAAGCCTACAAAACAATGGTAATGGAGGAAATTAATAAGGCTTTTGAGGCTGAGAATGGGTATTCAGAGATGCTGGAATATGCTCCTCCAGGAGGATTGTTTGCTTATTCGCTCTTCCGTCCACGCGGTCACTATACCCGATCTAAGGTTTGCAGTCGTTACTTCCGTGGTATGATGTGGTTGCAAACAGCCCATTTTGGCACGGACAAGCTTGCAAAGATGAAGCAGATTGCACTTATTGCCAATGTCTTCAATCAACAACCAAAGATCAAAACCATATACAACAAGGTAAGTGAACCTATCACTTATCTTATGGGAACACCTGATAATGTTACCCTCATACAGGTTGCAGAACTTATTAAGGAAACGAACTTACCTATAGAAAAGCTATTGTCTTCAAAAAAAGATATGGCTAAGCTGACAGAAGACATCGAAGAAATTGCAAAGAAACAAACACGTATCGAGTTGAAGAAAACACATGGTAGCAAATATGTCGTAGACATTATGCCACAGCGTTATCAACCTGATGCAGAGGCATTGATAGCTACTACGGACCAAGATAGCCCTGTTTCCCTCCGTCCATACCCTAAGGGACTCGACTGGATGGCTGTGATGGGACTGCCAGGTGCCGAACCTATTCTCATGGATGAGCTGAAAGAAGCACAGAAGTGGGCGGATTTCCCTAAGGCATTAACCACAGCTCGTAAGAAAGTTGCTGATACTCCGTGGGAGGCTTGTGTAGCAAATCAATGGATGTACACGCTCCAGTCATTAGGTGACACCGCACAGTCACTTCCTTATTTCATGCAGACACCACAGTGGCAGAAGAAGAATTTGAACACAGCACTTGCTTCTTGGGCAGAGTTAAAGCATGATGCTATCCTCTATGCAAAGCAGCCGATGTTAGCAGAGTGTGGTGATGGTGGTCCAGAACCACCTGTAGTGAAAGGTTATGTTGAGCCTAACATAAAGTTTTGGGAGAAAGCTATTGCACTTGTAACAAGAATGGATAAAGTCCTCACAACTTATAATTTACAGACAGAAAAAGCAAAGACTGTATATGAACGAATAAAGGAAATGGCTGAATTCTGCCGTGATATCAGTAAGAAAGAACTGAATGGTGGGAAGATAACTGACGAGGAATACAACCAGATTGAGATTATTGGTTCGACCGTGGAGAATATCTCTTTGGAGCTTGTCAGCGAAGATAACCAGATGTTACAGGGCTGGTCGGATGTGGTGAGTACAGACAAAAAAGTCGCTGTTGTTGCTGACGTATTCACAGCTGCAGGTGAGAATGTTGCCATAGACGACATGTGTGTACTTTATGAAGGTGTTGGTTCTGCTTACGAAATATACGTAGTTGTTGAGATAGACGGCTCCCTTTATCTCACTCGTGGCTCTGTTTTCTCTTACCGTGAGTTCACTCGTTTGATGTCAGATCCACGCATGACGGACGAAGAATGGCAACAAGAACTGAAGAAGTCACCAACAGGTGGAACGCCATCATGGATGAAAGAGATCATAGCTCCAGTAAAAGGAATGAGTGCTGATGATGAAGAGACATTCTATAGCTCAGGCTGTTAA
- a CDS encoding CapA family protein gives MMKRHSIAQAVKVIICLLTPILLSFSGIGVNDIDKKKSTSKEVNDTLRIVITGDLLLDRGVRQKIDMVGVDALFSPTIDSLFHSSNYVIANLECPVTKIRERVFKRFIFRGEPEWLPTLRRHGITHLNLANNHSIDQGRRGLLDTQEQIKKAGMIPIGAGKNMEEAAEPVLISTSPRHVWVVSSLRLPLENFLYLPQKPCISQESIDSLIMRVKRLRATDKNCYILLLLHWGWEHHFRATPQQREDAHKLIDAGADAIVGHHSHTLQTIETYRGKPIYYGIGNFIFDQRKPMNSRACLVELSITAEKCKAKALPIEIKNCTPYLSK, from the coding sequence ATGATGAAGAGACATTCTATAGCTCAGGCTGTTAAAGTTATTATATGCTTATTAACTCCTATCCTACTATCTTTCAGCGGGATAGGAGTTAATGATATAGACAAAAAGAAGTCTACTTCTAAAGAGGTAAACGACACCTTACGTATCGTTATTACAGGTGACCTTCTACTTGACAGGGGGGTAAGACAGAAGATTGATATGGTGGGAGTCGATGCTCTCTTCTCACCTACTATCGACTCGTTGTTCCACTCTTCCAACTATGTAATTGCCAATTTAGAGTGTCCAGTGACCAAAATAAGGGAACGAGTGTTCAAACGTTTCATCTTTAGAGGCGAACCCGAATGGTTGCCAACACTACGTCGTCATGGCATAACTCACCTCAACTTAGCCAATAATCATAGTATTGACCAAGGAAGAAGAGGACTTTTAGACACGCAAGAACAGATAAAAAAAGCAGGAATGATACCTATCGGGGCTGGTAAGAATATGGAGGAAGCAGCAGAACCAGTACTCATTTCTACAAGTCCACGCCATGTTTGGGTAGTTTCATCCCTACGTTTACCCTTAGAAAACTTCCTCTATCTTCCTCAAAAACCTTGTATTAGTCAGGAGAGTATAGATAGTCTTATCATGCGAGTTAAACGCTTACGAGCCACAGATAAGAATTGTTATATTCTCCTTCTACTACATTGGGGATGGGAACACCACTTCAGAGCCACTCCACAGCAGCGTGAAGATGCACACAAACTAATAGATGCAGGGGCTGATGCTATTGTTGGTCACCATAGTCATACACTCCAAACAATAGAGACATATCGAGGAAAACCAATCTATTATGGTATTGGAAACTTTATCTTTGACCAAAGAAAACCGATGAATTCACGGGCTTGTCTTGTGGAGTTAAGCATCACTGCAGAGAAGTGTAAAGCAAAGGCTTTACCTATAGAAATCAAGAACTGCACACCCTACCTTAGTAAATAG